Proteins encoded within one genomic window of Stigmatella aurantiaca:
- a CDS encoding toll/interleukin-1 receptor domain-containing protein — MANVFISHRKADDTQSERLARELQAAGHKVWFDEWEINLGDSLIERMNQGLEGSAYLVLCYSSSGVDSPWMSREWMSALARQLSGHQVKVLPILLTGGQPPAILADIKYADLTKDWSRGVAELLRAIR, encoded by the coding sequence ATGGCAAACGTCTTCATCTCGCATCGCAAGGCTGACGACACGCAATCCGAGCGGCTCGCACGTGAGCTCCAGGCCGCCGGACACAAGGTCTGGTTCGACGAGTGGGAAATCAACCTCGGTGACTCCCTGATTGAGCGGATGAACCAGGGACTTGAGGGCTCGGCCTACCTCGTCCTCTGCTACTCCTCGTCCGGCGTCGATTCTCCGTGGATGTCGCGTGAGTGGATGTCGGCGCTGGCACGGCAGCTCTCGGGCCATCAGGTCAAGGTGCTGCCCATCCTGCTCACGGGCGGCCAACCGCCCGCCATTCTCGCAGACATCAAATACGCCGACCTTACGAAGGACTGGAGTCGGGGCGTCGCGGAGCTGCTCCGCGCCATCCGGTGA
- a CDS encoding HEAT repeat domain-containing protein — protein MKRQVFIAHAEGEQAEAEKLAKRLQKAGYEVAHYGTVLVGESIVEAAQKVLEVGGPVVICATVRAVGTRWAHRIANAARTSTHGHVFVVQMEEEAFVESISLGEKVATWWKDPAAAARQLLESLQRYYPLTEDSAAAALLHDAERRYRQLALEACDIINLSNLPEGERYIATRKLELRRLYVPLRVKVAVPSEDELSQARMEALERQREAWMSGGAPTDLAQERFPVGERLARSGRLVVLGDPGAGKSTLLRWLATAYILRLKEDVEWKDLPDIATLPAREWLPILIRCRDLDPRTIGGPLDDVLRHTLRKSEMSEEESESLRAVLRHKLAEGQALLLIDGLDEISETGARIRFCEQVEQIHRAFPAAPIVVTSRIVGYRELGGQRIGRGFEHVTVDDLSPEDKDDFVHRWCAVTEPPERRATTVQEFIRDIHSTDRIEHLTGNPMLLTTMALVKRKVGKLPRRRADLYWEAVQVLLNWRSAETEDPLALWEALPQLEFLAYAMCERGVQRLRRDEVMRLLDQIRDEYPNLHAVRNHTPDQFLKLIERRTGILVESGHEKHLGMTVPIYEFRHLTFQEYLAARALVERCFPHAPMLPLAKYLAPLASKFEFTESPEPTIRWTTNWPEVLRLCVAICLNDDVDKALLAILEPLPGENPELTTSMRALQAAACLEDEPNASDEVARKILLRLTSQIESHNENEIGTWGWQRMFSPLWETRWAGELMRSFAHEFQRRDPIARSFIWEIWHGYYVTWSTPGEEPSRVNFTPYLSSLSASDDLEVITAARRLSNTRWHSAGSLQSIDGDVLVALVERGGAVSDAAARTLSSLWFMDAPNPIWRPTPAQVERLLSVLDTEAVDVGAAIHLMNFLGRYGVRAAVAPIISRLKHDEPMVRREAATALGELRDARALEPLLQSTRDTEAMVRQEAATALGKVAEPAAVGALHAMLQEPIHTVRAAAAGALCAFQGPEARAALRDAAKDPIEDVRREVLWRLSARKSPDDAELLVLFLDDPYMRVRCEAARSLGSMRERMAVEPLLDLLRQRRAPLNDDDFIPMSNRGHGFFAGPFMDERLPLVEAALALGEIGDQRAIAPLRAIHDEVDAGVRPAIIHSLGMLGGGCTIEWLLPMLQAPESPIQLAAAEALARLGDERGRELLLQKLASDSAQERTSALELLAGLYQKHEVDLRLLLIFEYRETVFMDPAEVVDEARLQQLLEQMEIAPDEARRGFEALTQRIPLKLKWQLQA, from the coding sequence ATGAAACGGCAGGTTTTCATCGCGCACGCCGAGGGCGAGCAGGCCGAGGCCGAGAAGCTGGCCAAGCGGCTTCAGAAGGCCGGATACGAGGTCGCCCACTACGGCACGGTGTTGGTCGGGGAGTCCATCGTGGAGGCGGCTCAGAAGGTCCTTGAGGTCGGCGGCCCCGTGGTCATCTGCGCGACGGTGAGGGCCGTGGGCACGCGGTGGGCGCACCGGATTGCGAACGCTGCTAGGACGAGCACGCACGGACATGTCTTCGTCGTCCAGATGGAGGAAGAGGCCTTTGTCGAGTCCATCTCCTTGGGCGAGAAGGTGGCCACCTGGTGGAAGGACCCGGCGGCCGCGGCGCGCCAGCTTCTGGAGTCGCTGCAGCGCTACTACCCGCTCACGGAGGACTCCGCGGCGGCGGCGCTGCTGCACGACGCGGAGCGGCGGTATCGCCAGCTCGCGCTTGAGGCGTGCGACATCATCAACCTCTCAAATCTGCCCGAGGGCGAGCGGTACATCGCCACCCGGAAGCTCGAACTGCGCAGGTTGTATGTTCCCCTGCGCGTCAAGGTGGCAGTGCCATCCGAGGACGAGTTGTCGCAGGCGCGAATGGAGGCGCTTGAGCGGCAGCGCGAGGCGTGGATGTCGGGGGGTGCGCCGACTGACCTCGCCCAGGAGCGCTTCCCGGTGGGAGAGCGGCTCGCGCGGAGCGGGCGGCTCGTCGTGCTTGGAGACCCGGGGGCGGGCAAGTCCACGCTGCTTCGCTGGCTTGCGACCGCCTACATCCTGCGATTGAAGGAGGACGTGGAGTGGAAGGACCTGCCCGACATCGCGACCCTTCCAGCCCGGGAGTGGCTGCCGATTCTCATCCGGTGCCGTGACCTCGATCCTCGCACCATCGGGGGGCCGCTGGACGACGTCCTGCGGCACACGCTCCGCAAGTCGGAGATGTCCGAGGAGGAGTCCGAGTCCCTGCGCGCGGTCCTCCGCCACAAGTTGGCCGAGGGCCAAGCGCTGCTGCTCATCGACGGCCTCGACGAGATTTCCGAGACAGGCGCGCGCATTCGCTTCTGCGAGCAGGTCGAGCAGATTCACCGCGCGTTTCCGGCCGCGCCCATCGTGGTGACCTCGCGCATCGTGGGTTACCGGGAGCTGGGCGGCCAGCGCATCGGCCGCGGCTTCGAGCACGTGACCGTGGACGACCTGTCCCCCGAGGACAAGGACGACTTCGTGCACCGCTGGTGCGCGGTGACCGAGCCTCCCGAGCGCCGCGCCACCACCGTCCAGGAGTTCATCCGGGACATCCACAGCACCGACCGCATCGAGCACCTCACGGGCAATCCCATGCTGTTGACCACCATGGCGCTGGTCAAACGCAAGGTGGGCAAGCTGCCCAGGCGCCGGGCCGATCTCTACTGGGAAGCCGTGCAGGTGCTGCTCAATTGGCGCAGCGCCGAGACGGAGGACCCGCTCGCACTCTGGGAGGCCCTCCCTCAGCTCGAGTTCCTCGCATACGCGATGTGTGAGCGCGGTGTGCAGCGGCTCCGGAGGGATGAGGTGATGCGGCTGCTCGACCAGATCCGGGACGAGTACCCGAACCTCCACGCGGTGCGCAATCACACCCCGGACCAGTTCCTGAAGCTCATCGAGCGCCGCACGGGCATCCTGGTCGAGTCCGGCCACGAGAAGCACCTCGGGATGACCGTGCCCATCTATGAATTCCGCCACCTGACCTTCCAGGAGTACCTGGCGGCGCGAGCACTTGTGGAGCGCTGCTTTCCTCACGCGCCGATGCTCCCCCTGGCGAAATATCTCGCGCCCCTGGCCAGCAAGTTCGAGTTCACCGAATCGCCCGAGCCGACCATTCGCTGGACCACGAACTGGCCAGAGGTACTCCGCCTGTGTGTGGCCATCTGCCTCAATGACGATGTCGACAAGGCGCTCCTGGCCATCCTTGAGCCGCTGCCAGGGGAGAATCCAGAGCTGACCACTTCGATGCGAGCACTCCAGGCCGCGGCGTGTCTTGAGGACGAGCCCAACGCCTCGGACGAGGTCGCGCGAAAGATCCTCCTGCGGCTGACAAGCCAGATCGAGTCTCACAATGAGAATGAGATAGGCACCTGGGGTTGGCAGCGGATGTTCTCCCCCTTGTGGGAGACCCGTTGGGCCGGGGAGTTGATGCGCTCCTTTGCGCACGAGTTCCAGCGCAGGGACCCGATTGCCCGGAGTTTCATCTGGGAGATTTGGCACGGCTATTATGTGACCTGGTCCACGCCCGGGGAGGAGCCGTCCCGCGTCAATTTCACGCCCTACCTCTCCAGCCTCTCGGCTTCCGACGATCTTGAGGTCATCACGGCGGCAAGGAGACTGTCGAACACGCGGTGGCACTCTGCCGGCTCGCTTCAATCCATTGATGGCGACGTGTTGGTTGCACTCGTCGAGCGAGGAGGCGCGGTGTCCGACGCGGCTGCCAGGACGCTCTCCTCCCTTTGGTTCATGGACGCGCCCAATCCCATATGGCGACCAACTCCTGCCCAAGTGGAGCGACTCCTTTCGGTGCTCGATACTGAGGCCGTGGATGTAGGGGCGGCGATCCACCTGATGAATTTCCTAGGCCGCTACGGTGTACGGGCCGCTGTCGCGCCTATCATTTCCAGGCTGAAACACGATGAGCCGATGGTTCGGCGTGAGGCTGCTACCGCCCTGGGCGAACTCCGGGATGCAAGAGCTTTGGAACCCCTGCTGCAATCCACCCGGGATACCGAGGCGATGGTGCGGCAGGAAGCAGCCACGGCACTGGGGAAGGTTGCCGAACCAGCGGCAGTGGGTGCCCTGCACGCGATGCTCCAGGAGCCGATTCATACAGTGCGGGCCGCCGCCGCTGGGGCGCTCTGCGCGTTCCAGGGGCCGGAAGCACGCGCCGCCTTACGAGACGCCGCAAAGGACCCCATCGAGGATGTGCGACGTGAGGTGCTCTGGCGTTTGAGTGCGCGCAAGAGCCCGGACGACGCAGAACTGCTGGTGTTGTTCCTGGATGACCCGTACATGCGCGTCCGCTGCGAGGCCGCGCGCAGCCTGGGGTCGATGAGAGAGCGCATGGCGGTGGAGCCGCTGCTGGATCTACTCAGGCAGCGGCGGGCACCGTTGAACGACGACGACTTCATCCCCATGTCGAATCGTGGGCATGGATTCTTCGCCGGGCCCTTCATGGACGAGCGCCTTCCATTGGTGGAGGCCGCGCTTGCGTTAGGGGAAATCGGGGACCAGCGCGCCATCGCTCCCCTGCGTGCGATTCACGACGAGGTCGATGCCGGGGTTCGGCCGGCCATCATTCACTCCCTTGGAATGCTTGGCGGTGGGTGCACCATCGAGTGGCTACTTCCCATGCTCCAAGCTCCCGAGTCGCCCATCCAACTGGCTGCCGCGGAAGCCCTGGCGCGACTGGGTGACGAGCGGGGGCGGGAGTTGCTGCTCCAGAAACTCGCGTCCGACTCGGCCCAGGAGCGCACCTCTGCCCTTGAGCTCCTCGCGGGCCTCTACCAGAAGCACGAGGTGGACCTTCGTCTACTGCTGATTTTTGAATACCGGGAAACAGTGTTCATGGACCCTGCCGAGGTCGTCGATGAAGCACGGCTGCAGCAGCTCCTGGAGCAGATGGAGATTGCGCCGGACGAAGCGCGCCGGGGATTCGAGGCCCTTACCCAGCGAATACCGCTCAAGCTGAAGTGGCAGCTCCAAGCCTGA
- a CDS encoding tyrosine-type recombinase/integrase, with the protein MWKEKHLLSVNEDPTFQTLVVLQARPEQWKRDKVIPREHYLLVREHLAPYWRDEMDVQAGTGWHVTELVRFAKMGSVEPYRGEAEGVAGVLVCPQTKSGEPLRAAVSADVLEAGKRLLERGTFGREKYGMAVNAACKAAGIPPFTPGRFRHSIATWAIEKGAAPASVAAFLNHKSSSTTRRFYATHAVPAKIPTLR; encoded by the coding sequence TTGTGGAAGGAGAAGCACCTGCTCTCGGTGAACGAGGACCCGACGTTCCAGACGTTGGTGGTGCTCCAGGCGCGGCCCGAGCAGTGGAAGCGCGACAAGGTAATTCCCCGGGAGCACTACCTCTTAGTTCGTGAGCACCTGGCGCCCTACTGGCGTGACGAGATGGACGTGCAGGCTGGCACCGGCTGGCACGTCACCGAGCTGGTGCGCTTCGCTAAGATGGGCAGCGTGGAGCCGTACCGGGGCGAGGCCGAAGGTGTCGCGGGCGTGTTGGTGTGCCCGCAGACGAAGAGTGGCGAGCCCTTGCGTGCTGCCGTGTCCGCCGACGTGCTGGAGGCCGGGAAGCGGCTGCTGGAGCGGGGTACCTTCGGCCGCGAGAAGTACGGCATGGCGGTCAACGCGGCCTGCAAGGCGGCGGGCATCCCGCCCTTCACGCCGGGTCGGTTCCGGCACTCCATCGCCACCTGGGCCATTGAGAAGGGCGCGGCCCCAGCCTCGGTCGCGGCGTTCCTTAACCACAAGAGCTCGAGCACCACGCGGCGCTTCTACGCGACGCACGCCGTTCCGGCGAAGATCCCCACCCTGCGTTGA
- a CDS encoding sensor histidine kinase, whose protein sequence is MKLSLATRIFLGYAVVLVTFGAVSLFSVAELHRNQQEIRLISQGYQQLSQDAAALETFHTNQSKDTERLLDEESVETRRALIRLARVYYPPLMAQRMASAQDKAREVLTFAPAGEMPFVRELEARFGELEAQHASHVQKAEAVFTALSTETLNRQQVAELTAGLRQLEATIGRELRVLRAALDHRIRERVDRVEERERGTGLAIIMLSLVAIIVGLGATLLSARTLRPVRTLIEGVSRIGRGDYTAQLGVQGEDEVAVLAREFDAMARSLQARELQLKAQAEALARAEQLAAVGRISAQIAHEVRNPLSSIGLNVEMLEDALAQASFSSPEVAHETKDLLTAVTREVDRLTEVTEHYLRMARPPHPTLVAEDVTEMLGSLLDFSREELERAGVQVVRDFAPDTPLVLADEAQLRQVFLNLVRNSREAMPGGGRLTVATRSFDKEVEVSVQDTGRGMPEAVRERVFEPFFSTKEGGTGLGLSVSQQILQAHGGSLSCLSSPGQGTTFVLRLPRA, encoded by the coding sequence ATGAAGCTCTCGCTCGCCACGCGCATCTTCCTGGGCTACGCCGTGGTGCTCGTCACCTTCGGGGCGGTGTCCCTGTTCAGCGTGGCGGAGCTGCACCGCAACCAGCAGGAAATCCGGCTCATCAGCCAGGGCTACCAGCAGCTCTCCCAGGACGCCGCCGCCCTGGAGACCTTCCACACCAACCAGAGCAAGGACACCGAGCGGCTCCTGGACGAGGAGAGCGTGGAGACGCGGCGGGCCCTCATCCGGCTCGCCCGGGTGTACTACCCGCCCCTGATGGCGCAGCGCATGGCCTCCGCTCAGGACAAGGCCCGCGAGGTGCTCACCTTCGCGCCCGCCGGGGAAATGCCCTTCGTGCGGGAGCTGGAGGCCCGCTTCGGCGAGCTGGAGGCCCAGCATGCCAGCCACGTCCAGAAGGCCGAGGCCGTCTTCACCGCGCTGAGCACCGAGACGCTCAACCGGCAGCAGGTGGCCGAGCTCACCGCCGGCCTGCGGCAGCTGGAGGCCACCATCGGCCGCGAGCTGCGGGTGCTGCGCGCCGCCCTGGACCACCGCATCCGCGAGCGCGTGGACCGCGTCGAGGAGCGCGAGCGGGGCACGGGCCTGGCCATCATCATGCTCTCCCTGGTGGCCATCATCGTGGGCCTGGGCGCCACGCTGCTCTCCGCGAGGACCCTGCGCCCCGTGCGCACCCTCATCGAGGGCGTCTCCCGCATTGGCCGGGGCGACTACACCGCCCAGCTCGGCGTGCAGGGCGAGGACGAGGTGGCGGTGCTGGCGCGCGAGTTCGACGCCATGGCGCGCTCGCTCCAGGCGCGCGAGCTCCAGCTCAAGGCCCAGGCCGAGGCGCTCGCCCGCGCCGAGCAGCTCGCCGCCGTGGGCCGCATCTCCGCGCAGATCGCCCACGAGGTGCGCAACCCCCTGTCCTCCATCGGCCTCAACGTGGAGATGCTGGAGGATGCGCTGGCCCAGGCCTCCTTCAGCTCCCCCGAGGTGGCCCACGAGACGAAGGACCTGCTCACCGCGGTGACGCGCGAGGTGGACCGGCTCACCGAGGTGACGGAGCACTACCTGCGCATGGCCCGGCCTCCCCACCCCACCCTGGTGGCCGAGGACGTCACGGAGATGCTCGGCAGCCTGCTCGACTTCTCCCGGGAGGAGCTGGAGCGGGCAGGCGTCCAGGTGGTGCGCGACTTCGCCCCGGACACCCCCCTGGTCCTCGCCGACGAGGCGCAGCTCCGGCAGGTGTTCCTCAACCTGGTGCGCAACAGCCGCGAGGCCATGCCTGGCGGGGGCCGCCTCACGGTGGCCACCCGGAGCTTCGACAAAGAGGTGGAAGTGTCCGTCCAGGACACCGGCCGGGGCATGCCCGAGGCCGTTCGCGAGCGCGTCTTCGAGCCCTTCTTCTCCACCAAGGAGGGGGGCACCGGGCTGGGCCTGTCCGTCAGCCAGCAGATTCTCCAGGCCCACGGCGGCTCGCTTTCCTGCCTGAGTTCACCCGGCCAAGGCACGACCTTCGTGTTAAGGCTTCCTCGCGCATGA
- a CDS encoding M16 family metallopeptidase — protein sequence MSFTPHRDVLPSGLRVVTIETPHLHTALLSVYVRTGSRHETPQNNGVSHFLEHLFFRGSAGWPDTVKMNAAVEEVGGNLNGVTTRDHGYYYTPLHPDHVAVGMNIIGDMLTRPRLTDMEVERQIILEEMLDEVDEKGRDIDIDNLSKRLLFPDHPLALKIAGTRESVSALTHAQVLEHFARHYVTGNIVVTASGRVRHTEVMALAEQAFARLPHGLATTEEAPPPTPPGPRLHFVTHDESQTEFRLNFRIVPEHHEDFPALQILRRVLDDGLSSRLPYEIVEKRGLAYSLNASLDAFHDAGLLEIDGACAPEKASLVVEEVLRVLGTLCTDLVSDEEMARAKRRHRMLLEFAQDSPGELTGWFGGTELFRRPESFNRRADMVDAQTAEHVRDIARRYFARENLTVVAVGQRKGLQALQRVVEAAEALPKAAAPVLTGRRAG from the coding sequence ATGAGCTTCACACCCCATCGGGACGTCCTGCCCTCCGGGCTTCGCGTCGTCACCATCGAGACCCCTCACCTGCACACCGCCCTGCTGTCGGTGTATGTGCGGACGGGGAGCCGTCACGAGACGCCCCAGAACAACGGCGTCAGCCACTTCCTGGAGCACCTCTTCTTCCGGGGCAGCGCGGGCTGGCCCGACACCGTGAAGATGAACGCCGCCGTGGAGGAAGTGGGCGGCAACCTCAACGGCGTCACCACGAGGGACCACGGCTACTACTACACGCCCCTGCACCCGGACCATGTGGCCGTGGGCATGAACATCATCGGGGACATGCTCACCCGCCCGCGCCTCACGGACATGGAGGTGGAGCGGCAGATCATCCTCGAGGAGATGCTGGACGAGGTGGACGAGAAGGGCCGGGACATCGACATCGACAACCTGTCCAAGCGCCTGCTCTTCCCGGACCACCCGCTGGCGCTGAAGATCGCCGGCACGCGCGAGTCCGTCTCCGCGCTCACCCACGCCCAGGTGCTGGAGCACTTCGCCCGCCACTACGTCACCGGCAACATCGTGGTGACCGCCTCCGGCCGGGTGCGGCACACCGAGGTGATGGCCCTGGCCGAGCAGGCCTTCGCGCGCCTGCCCCACGGACTCGCCACCACCGAGGAGGCGCCGCCCCCCACCCCGCCGGGCCCGCGCCTCCACTTCGTCACCCACGACGAGTCCCAGACCGAGTTCCGCCTCAACTTCCGCATCGTCCCGGAGCACCACGAGGACTTCCCCGCGTTGCAGATCCTCCGCCGGGTGCTGGATGACGGCCTGTCCTCGCGCCTGCCCTACGAGATCGTCGAGAAGCGGGGCCTGGCGTACTCGCTCAACGCCTCGCTGGATGCCTTCCACGACGCGGGGCTGCTGGAGATCGACGGGGCGTGCGCCCCGGAGAAGGCCTCGCTCGTGGTGGAAGAGGTGCTGCGCGTGCTGGGCACGCTGTGCACGGACCTCGTCTCCGACGAGGAGATGGCCCGCGCCAAGCGCCGGCACCGGATGCTGCTGGAGTTCGCCCAGGACTCGCCCGGGGAGCTGACCGGCTGGTTCGGCGGCACGGAGCTGTTCCGGCGCCCCGAGTCCTTCAACCGCCGGGCGGACATGGTGGATGCCCAGACCGCCGAGCACGTGCGCGACATCGCCCGGCGCTACTTCGCCCGGGAGAACCTCACCGTGGTGGCGGTGGGCCAGCGCAAGGGCCTCCAGGCCCTCCAGCGCGTGGTCGAGGCTGCGGAGGCCCTGCCCAAGGCCGCCGCCCCCGTGCTCACCGGCCGCCGCGCAGGATGA
- a CDS encoding tetratricopeptide repeat protein codes for MLSLLLPLACKDPEMAAVHARSESYEAKIAEGRTAIAAHQPERAARSFREAANLRTEEIEPLLLLAEAYRVAGNEGPAILALKEAEAISPGNDPTIQKQMADLYRRGGHTEQAIATLVVLRDNQQLTDPELLALARLQARNASLDEAFKSLEPIQKARPDDADAKVVEAEILLLKGEELLAARLMDRLITENPGLMEARMLRVRYFLNSGFTAEAEQDLLTLAKEDAARPEVILLHARILNRLERPAEADALLSKLVAAEPTSVEALAMLAETKLLLGQNKEAQGLVDKVLRLRSRFPRALYVRARALEAQGDKDGAVENYSYALSSDPRFAPALSRMWRIHRDAGHKMEAMASLEKIHFIGEASLEEKVALAQMYAESKIHLERGRKLIDEALAREPGNPDYVSIKAALTDAMPKKKKAKGPIILRGGR; via the coding sequence GTGCTGTCTTTGCTCCTCCCGCTTGCTTGCAAGGACCCGGAGATGGCCGCCGTGCATGCCCGGTCGGAGAGCTACGAGGCGAAGATCGCCGAGGGGCGGACCGCCATCGCCGCCCACCAGCCGGAGCGGGCCGCGCGCTCCTTCCGCGAGGCGGCCAACCTGCGCACCGAGGAGATCGAACCCCTGCTGCTGCTGGCCGAGGCCTACCGCGTCGCGGGCAACGAGGGGCCCGCCATCCTGGCCCTCAAGGAAGCCGAGGCCATCTCCCCGGGCAATGATCCCACCATCCAGAAGCAGATGGCGGACCTGTACCGGCGCGGGGGCCATACCGAGCAGGCCATTGCCACGCTGGTGGTGCTGCGCGACAACCAGCAGCTCACGGACCCCGAGCTGCTCGCCCTGGCCCGGCTTCAGGCCCGGAACGCGAGCCTGGACGAGGCCTTCAAGTCCCTGGAGCCCATCCAGAAGGCGCGCCCGGACGACGCGGACGCCAAGGTGGTGGAGGCGGAGATCCTCCTGCTCAAGGGCGAGGAGCTGCTGGCGGCCCGGCTGATGGACCGGCTCATCACGGAGAACCCGGGCCTGATGGAGGCGCGCATGCTGCGCGTGCGCTACTTCCTCAACAGCGGCTTCACGGCGGAGGCGGAGCAGGACCTGCTGACGCTGGCGAAGGAGGACGCGGCGCGGCCCGAGGTCATCCTGCTCCACGCGCGCATCCTCAACCGGCTGGAGCGCCCCGCGGAGGCCGATGCCCTGCTCTCCAAGCTCGTCGCGGCGGAGCCCACCAGCGTGGAGGCGCTGGCGATGCTGGCCGAGACGAAGCTCCTGCTGGGCCAGAACAAGGAAGCGCAGGGGCTGGTGGACAAGGTGCTGCGCCTCCGGTCGCGCTTTCCCCGGGCGCTCTATGTCCGGGCGCGGGCGCTGGAGGCGCAAGGGGACAAGGACGGGGCGGTGGAGAACTACAGCTACGCGCTGAGCTCGGATCCCCGCTTCGCCCCGGCGCTCTCGCGCATGTGGCGCATCCACCGGGACGCGGGCCACAAGATGGAGGCGATGGCCTCCCTGGAGAAGATCCACTTCATCGGCGAGGCCTCGCTCGAGGAGAAGGTGGCCCTCGCGCAGATGTACGCGGAGAGCAAGATTCACCTGGAGCGGGGGCGCAAGCTCATCGACGAGGCGCTCGCGCGGGAGCCGGGCAACCCGGACTACGTCTCCATCAAGGCCGCCCTCACCGACGCGATGCCCAAGAAGAAGAAGGCCAAGGGCCCCATCATCCTGCGCGGCGGCCGGTGA